In one window of Rhinoderma darwinii isolate aRhiDar2 chromosome 7, aRhiDar2.hap1, whole genome shotgun sequence DNA:
- the GPX7 gene encoding glutathione peroxidase 7 has translation MYSSVLLLLLLFLAPSLQKNRDFYTFKVINIRGKLVSLEKYRGSVALVVNVASQCGYTDGHYKALQKLQRDLGPHHFNVLGFPCNQFGHQEPNSEREIESFVRKTYNVSFPMFSKIAVTGIGANAAFKYLTESFGKEPDWNFWKFLVGPDGKVVNAWGPTVSVEEVKPHVTEMVRKMILKKREEL, from the exons ATGTACTCCTCCGTGCTGCTACTCCTACTCCTCTTCCTGGCACCATCCCTGCAGAAGAACCGGGACTTCTACACCTTCAAGGTGATCAATATCAGGGGCAAACTGGTATCTCTGGAGAAATACAGGGGATCG GTGGCATTGGTGGTAAATGTGGCCAGTCAATGTGGCTACACGGATGGCCACTACAAGGCATTACAGAAGCTCCAGCGGGATCTGGGGCCGCACCACTTCAATGTCTTGGGCTTCCCTTGTAACCAGttcgggcatcaggagccaaacaGTGAACGTGAGATTGAGTCTTTTGTCAGAAAGACGTACAACGTTTCCTTCCCCATGTTCAGCAAGATAGCGGTGACCGGTATCGGAGCCAACGCTGCCTTTAAATATTTGACAG AATCCTTTGGTAAAGAGCCGGATTGGAACTTCTGGAAATTTCTTGTCGGACCTGATGGGAAAGTGGTGAATGCCTGGGGACCTACAGTTTCAGTGGAAGAGGTAAAACCTCATGTTACGGAGATGGTGAGGAAAATGATCTTGAAGAAGAGAGAGGAACTGTGA